A window of the Tachysurus fulvidraco isolate hzauxx_2018 chromosome 6, HZAU_PFXX_2.0, whole genome shotgun sequence genome harbors these coding sequences:
- the LOC113654371 gene encoding receptor activity-modifying protein 2-like: protein MERIMTSLISTTLIMCLAFTELHGSDDWLCDRARFDYGIYNICVPTFNKNMATINYQDECPWPIAQRYYNDMDNCVQSKAKMTGCTEPSLKNQIFLDLHRTYFLHCPYKKNPAAHVLLLFILPCIILTFLFPFFCSYITSIGE, encoded by the exons ATGGAGCGCATCATGACCTCGCTGATTTCTACCACTTTAATCATGTGCTTGGCATTCACAG aGCTTCATGGGTCAGATGATTGGCTCTGTGACAGAGCCAGGTTTGATTATGGCATATACAACATCTGTGTACCTACCTTTAACAAAAACATGGCGACTATCAACTACCAGGATGAGTGTCCATGGCCCATCGCTCaacg CTACTACAATGATATGGACAACTGTGTCCAAAGTAAGGCTAAAATGACAGGATGCACTGAGCCATCTCTGAAGAACCAGATCTTTTTGGATCTCCACCGCACATATTTTCTCCACTGCCCCTACAAGAAGAACCCTGCTGCTCATGTGCTGCTGTTGTTCATACTTCCTTGCATCATCCTCACCTTTCTATTCCCCTTTTTCTGTAGCTATATCACCAGCATAGGTGAATAA